ATTTCTCTCCATTGGCATCTCGGCCCATGGCACGATCGCAATCGGGATTTCGGCCCATGGCATTGTGGCGATTGGCGTTGCGACCCACGGCATTATCTCCATTGGGGCGGTGGCGATGGGGGTTATTTCTTGTGGACTGGTGTCAATGGGGGCTTTGAGTGTGGGGGCCGTTTCGATGGGGCTCTACTCTTTTGGGCGCCAAAATATGTCCCTCCATCAACCCCACCAGCACAGCTTACCCATTGATAGAGACCATTCCACGAGGCCCAGTGCTGACTATGAGGGCCACCACCACTAGGGTGCTTTGTCGCGGTTGGCCTTGAGGGCGATGATTTCTTCGCAGCTGACTCGCTTTAGATTGACATTACGACCATCACTCAATTCATTGCGATTTAAAGTCCAGTTTTCTTGGGACTGCTGCACATCATTTTCGATCTCGGTGGTGATTGAAGCGTTTAGGGTTTCTTCAGTGAGAATACCGGCAATATTTTGAACGTAAGAGGTGTAATAGCCTTCCTCTGCGTTGGTAATGGTTGCTTCGAGAGTCCCGCTGACATCTTGGCTGGGTTCTACGAGAAATTCGGCGATCGCCTGGAAGGTCTCTTCTTCGGTGCGATAACAGTAAGCCCCTGCATCAAGGGTTAGTTTACTCGTGCTGTCCTGGCCCGTATTTTGATCCGGTTGTGTGGCGATCGGTTCTCCTTGGACCAGCAAATTGTCTGCTGGCGTTTCATTCTGGGGAACGGTTGGTTGATTAGGGCGAGCC
The nucleotide sequence above comes from [Synechococcus] sp. NIES-970. Encoded proteins:
- a CDS encoding hypothetical protein (conserved hypothetical protein), which produces MTTFQPETQVTKPSPLSKTKFLSIGISAHGTIAIGISAHGIVAIGVATHGIISIGAVAMGVISCGLVSMGALSVGAVSMGLYSFGRQNMSLHQPHQHSLPIDRDHSTRPSADYEGHHH
- a CDS encoding hypothetical protein (conserved hypothetical protein), which translates into the protein MVVLSPMRQKAKFLWPISLLALLLLGACGETTPPESAARPNQPTVPQNETPADNLLVQGEPIATQPDQNTGQDSTSKLTLDAGAYCYRTEEETFQAIAEFLVEPSQDVSGTLEATITNAEEGYYTSYVQNIAGILTEETLNASITTEIENDVQQSQENWTLNRNELSDGRNVNLKRVSCEEIIALKANRDKAP